The Primulina tabacum isolate GXHZ01 chromosome 7, ASM2559414v2, whole genome shotgun sequence genome includes a window with the following:
- the LOC142551235 gene encoding uncharacterized protein LOC142551235 isoform X1, with translation MNAQHMNEDDASQNHFFKLTMRKQWKDVVSFYITNSWAQKAKLTKSEDTALHVVISNYHPGRSGLSANFVKKMLDSISKNEAFDVLSMQNDKGNTPLHLAARVGWVAICESIISQQPKLVTIRNAKGETPLFVAACHGKKEAFICLYEIYKATKKKDRELEELQAKKEKDRELEESQAKKEKDQESEESLCRRNNDGNTVLHTAIAGAYFGLAYQIISYFPKLVDFVNVDGESPIHVLAKNPSVFKSSSHIGLYDSIIYHCIFIDELKQQRYNPGAEQNVLSPISGVHYPENYQTCVDIFLFLWNPIYKSYKASLGRDNDNLEHGGSNDIERQRTTSNESQISIKSAEEKSKLQSYFPANYATAILLFKFAVKVILSVLGVGFWRIKKIQQKKLRYSHARQIMDIMIDSESRYKYDQYKYDSNGQKPAEKLEPHYSGRVRPPASPPPPDELGAPQSSIETSGRINSSKDIQINPEKERNQVKSVCLFDAVKNDIRGVGKSTETPLLVAAKMGIPEMVEKILTTCPVAIHDLDSNGKNVLLLAAENRQTTVFNLLLKMKPTEDMFHQVDNRGNSILHLAAMMGQSPPWRIPGAALQMQWEIKWYKYVKHSIPPHYLAHHNIDGDTPRQVFTEKHKDLVKEGNNWLIKTSESCSFVAALIATVAFATSATVPGGLNDKTGRPVLTDYRAFDIFSIFLAHSPLPIRDRPCFLSCNHQFTVSRTRLQGKPSRKALEWANFLVRFHSCHPGVFLRGPYFHSEGKAEGCCSSNICVCFCAGDALRIRSVTAVLRSSAGQLQKSAIAQLQGVLPVD, from the exons ATGAATGCGCAACATATGAATGAAGATGATGCTTCACAGAATCATTTCTTTAAACTTACCATGCGAAAGCAATGGAAAGATGTGGTTTCATTTTACATCACAAATTCCTGGGCTCAGAAAGCTAAGCTCACTAAATCTGAAGACACAGCTTTGCATGTAGTCATCTCAAATTACCATCCAGGGCGCTCTGGTCTTTCTGCAAACTTTGTCAAGAAAATGTTGGATTCCATATCCAAAAACGAAGCATTTGACGTACTGTCTATGCAAAATGACAAGGGAAACACACCTCTTCATCTGGCAGCGAGAGTTGGATGGGTGGCTATATGTGAATCCATTATTTCACAGCAGCCAAAACTCGTCACCATTCGAAATGCGAAGGGTGAGACTCCATTGTTTGTTGCAGCTTGTCATGGAAAGAAAGAAGCTTTTATTTGCCTTTACGAGATCTACAAGGCCACGAAAAAGAAAGATCGAGAATTAGAAGAATTGCAGGCCAAGAAAGAGAAAGATCGAGAATTAGAAGAATCGCAGGCCAAGAAAGAGAAAGATCAAGAATCAGAAGAATCGCTTTGTAGAAGAAACAACGATGGGAATACTGTTTTACACACGGCTATTGCTGGAGCATACTTTG GGCTAGCTTACCAGATCATTAGCTATTTCCCAAAGCTGGTGGATTTTGTGAATGTTGATGGAGAATCGCCCATTCATGTACTAGCCAAAAATCCTAGCGTGTTCAAAAGCAGCAGTCATATTGGACTCTATGACTCAATTATTTACCACT GTATTTTTATTGATGAGCTGAAGCAGCAGAGATACAACCCTGGGGCCGAACAAAATGTGTTATCTCCCATAAGTGGTGTCCATTACCCGGAGAATTACCAGACCTGCGTGGATATCTTCCTATTTTTATGGAACCCAATTTATAAGAGTTACAAAG CTAGTCTTGGAAGAGATAATGACAACCTGGAACATGGCGGTTCGAATGACATAGAACGCCAACGGACAACAAGTAATGAATCGCAAA TTTCAATCAAATCAGCAGAGGAAAAAAGCAAACTCCAAAGTTACTTTCCAGCCAATTATGCCACTGCCATTTTGCTTTTTAAATTCGCAGTCAAAGTCATCTTAAGTGTTCTGGGAGTCG GCTTTTGGAGGATAAAAAAGATTCAACAGAAGAAACTAAGATACTCACACGCACGTCAGATTATGGATATAATGATCGATTCTGAATCCAGATACAAGTATGACCAATACAAGTATGACAGTAATGGGCAAAAACCTGCGGAGAAACTAGAACCGCATTATTCAGGACGAGTTAGGCCCCCAGCAAGCCCGCCTCCACCTGATGAACTTGGTGCTCCCCAATCAAGTATTGAAACTAGCGGTCGAATAAATTCCTCAAAGGATATTCAAATCAATCCagagaaagaaagaaatcaagttaaatcag tttgtttatttgatgcagTGAAAAATGACATAAGAGGCGTGGGTAAGAGTACCGAAACTCCATTGTTAGTAGCAGCAAAGATGGGAATACCAGAAATGGTAGAGAAAATCCTTACCACATGCCCCGTGGCCATTCACGACCTCGATTCCAACGGGAAGAATGTGTTGCTGTTAGCAGCTGAAAACAGGCAGACCACGGTGTTTAACTTGCTGTTGAAGATGAAGCCTACAGAAGACATGTTCCATCAAGTGGATAATCGAGGAAACAGCATCCTGCACCTTGCTGCAATGATGGGACAATCACCACCGTGGCGCATTCCTGGCGCTGCTCTGCAGATGCAATGGGAGATCAAATGGTACAAG TATGTGAAGCACTCCATCCCCCCACATTACTTAGCTCACCACAACATAGACGGGGACACCCCTAGGCAAGTCTTCACTGAAAAACACAAAGACCTGGTGAAAGAAGGGAACAATTGGCTCATCAAGACTTCAGAATCCTGCTCATTCGTCGCTGCATTGATAGCTACCGTTGCATTCGCCACATCCGCCACAGTGCCCGGTGGACTAAATGACAAAACGGGGCGTCCCGTACTCACGGACTACAGAGCATTCGATATTTTCTCAATCTTCCTCGCTCATAGCCCTCTGCCTATCCGTGACCGCccttgttttctttcttgcAATCATCAGTTCACGGTGTCAAGAACGCGACTTCAAGGGAAACCTTCCCGGAAAGCTCTTGAATGGGCTAACTTCCTTGTTCGCTTCCATAGCTGCCATCCTGGTGTGTTTCTGCGCGGGCCATACTTTCATTCTGAGGGAAAAGCTGAGGGTTGCTGTAGTTCCAATATATGCGTTTGCTTCTGTGCCGGTGACGCTCTTCGTATTCGCTCAGTTACCGCTGTACTTCGATCTTCTGCGGGCCAACTACAGAAAAGTGCCATTGCGCAGTTACAAGGCGTTCTACCAGTAGATTGA
- the LOC142551235 gene encoding uncharacterized protein LOC142551235 isoform X2 — MNAQHMNEDDASQNHFFKLTMRKQWKDVVSFYITNSWAQKAKLTKSEDTALHVVISNYHPGRSGLSANFVKKMLDSISKNEAFDVLSMQNDKGNTPLHLAARVGWVAICESIISQQPKLVTIRNAKGETPLFVAACHGKKEAFICLYEIYKATKKKDRELEELQAKKEKDRELEESQAKKEKDQESEESLCRRNNDGNTVLHTAIAGAYFGLAYQIISYFPKLVDFVNVDGESPIHVLAKNPSVFKSSSHIGLYDSIIYHCIFIDELKQQRYNPGAEQNVLSPISGVHYPENYQTCVDIFLFLWNPIYKSYKASLGRDNDNLEHGGSNDIERQRTTSNESQISIKSAEEKSKLQSYFPANYATAILLFKFAVKVILSVLGVGFWRIKKIQQKKLRYSHARQIMDIMIDSESRYKYDQYKYDSNGQKPAEKLEPHYSGRVRPPASPPPPDELGAPQSSIETSGRINSSKDIQINPEKERNQVKSVKNDIRGVGKSTETPLLVAAKMGIPEMVEKILTTCPVAIHDLDSNGKNVLLLAAENRQTTVFNLLLKMKPTEDMFHQVDNRGNSILHLAAMMGQSPPWRIPGAALQMQWEIKWYKYVKHSIPPHYLAHHNIDGDTPRQVFTEKHKDLVKEGNNWLIKTSESCSFVAALIATVAFATSATVPGGLNDKTGRPVLTDYRAFDIFSIFLAHSPLPIRDRPCFLSCNHQFTVSRTRLQGKPSRKALEWANFLVRFHSCHPGVFLRGPYFHSEGKAEGCCSSNICVCFCAGDALRIRSVTAVLRSSAGQLQKSAIAQLQGVLPVD, encoded by the exons ATGAATGCGCAACATATGAATGAAGATGATGCTTCACAGAATCATTTCTTTAAACTTACCATGCGAAAGCAATGGAAAGATGTGGTTTCATTTTACATCACAAATTCCTGGGCTCAGAAAGCTAAGCTCACTAAATCTGAAGACACAGCTTTGCATGTAGTCATCTCAAATTACCATCCAGGGCGCTCTGGTCTTTCTGCAAACTTTGTCAAGAAAATGTTGGATTCCATATCCAAAAACGAAGCATTTGACGTACTGTCTATGCAAAATGACAAGGGAAACACACCTCTTCATCTGGCAGCGAGAGTTGGATGGGTGGCTATATGTGAATCCATTATTTCACAGCAGCCAAAACTCGTCACCATTCGAAATGCGAAGGGTGAGACTCCATTGTTTGTTGCAGCTTGTCATGGAAAGAAAGAAGCTTTTATTTGCCTTTACGAGATCTACAAGGCCACGAAAAAGAAAGATCGAGAATTAGAAGAATTGCAGGCCAAGAAAGAGAAAGATCGAGAATTAGAAGAATCGCAGGCCAAGAAAGAGAAAGATCAAGAATCAGAAGAATCGCTTTGTAGAAGAAACAACGATGGGAATACTGTTTTACACACGGCTATTGCTGGAGCATACTTTG GGCTAGCTTACCAGATCATTAGCTATTTCCCAAAGCTGGTGGATTTTGTGAATGTTGATGGAGAATCGCCCATTCATGTACTAGCCAAAAATCCTAGCGTGTTCAAAAGCAGCAGTCATATTGGACTCTATGACTCAATTATTTACCACT GTATTTTTATTGATGAGCTGAAGCAGCAGAGATACAACCCTGGGGCCGAACAAAATGTGTTATCTCCCATAAGTGGTGTCCATTACCCGGAGAATTACCAGACCTGCGTGGATATCTTCCTATTTTTATGGAACCCAATTTATAAGAGTTACAAAG CTAGTCTTGGAAGAGATAATGACAACCTGGAACATGGCGGTTCGAATGACATAGAACGCCAACGGACAACAAGTAATGAATCGCAAA TTTCAATCAAATCAGCAGAGGAAAAAAGCAAACTCCAAAGTTACTTTCCAGCCAATTATGCCACTGCCATTTTGCTTTTTAAATTCGCAGTCAAAGTCATCTTAAGTGTTCTGGGAGTCG GCTTTTGGAGGATAAAAAAGATTCAACAGAAGAAACTAAGATACTCACACGCACGTCAGATTATGGATATAATGATCGATTCTGAATCCAGATACAAGTATGACCAATACAAGTATGACAGTAATGGGCAAAAACCTGCGGAGAAACTAGAACCGCATTATTCAGGACGAGTTAGGCCCCCAGCAAGCCCGCCTCCACCTGATGAACTTGGTGCTCCCCAATCAAGTATTGAAACTAGCGGTCGAATAAATTCCTCAAAGGATATTCAAATCAATCCagagaaagaaagaaatcaagttaaatcag TGAAAAATGACATAAGAGGCGTGGGTAAGAGTACCGAAACTCCATTGTTAGTAGCAGCAAAGATGGGAATACCAGAAATGGTAGAGAAAATCCTTACCACATGCCCCGTGGCCATTCACGACCTCGATTCCAACGGGAAGAATGTGTTGCTGTTAGCAGCTGAAAACAGGCAGACCACGGTGTTTAACTTGCTGTTGAAGATGAAGCCTACAGAAGACATGTTCCATCAAGTGGATAATCGAGGAAACAGCATCCTGCACCTTGCTGCAATGATGGGACAATCACCACCGTGGCGCATTCCTGGCGCTGCTCTGCAGATGCAATGGGAGATCAAATGGTACAAG TATGTGAAGCACTCCATCCCCCCACATTACTTAGCTCACCACAACATAGACGGGGACACCCCTAGGCAAGTCTTCACTGAAAAACACAAAGACCTGGTGAAAGAAGGGAACAATTGGCTCATCAAGACTTCAGAATCCTGCTCATTCGTCGCTGCATTGATAGCTACCGTTGCATTCGCCACATCCGCCACAGTGCCCGGTGGACTAAATGACAAAACGGGGCGTCCCGTACTCACGGACTACAGAGCATTCGATATTTTCTCAATCTTCCTCGCTCATAGCCCTCTGCCTATCCGTGACCGCccttgttttctttcttgcAATCATCAGTTCACGGTGTCAAGAACGCGACTTCAAGGGAAACCTTCCCGGAAAGCTCTTGAATGGGCTAACTTCCTTGTTCGCTTCCATAGCTGCCATCCTGGTGTGTTTCTGCGCGGGCCATACTTTCATTCTGAGGGAAAAGCTGAGGGTTGCTGTAGTTCCAATATATGCGTTTGCTTCTGTGCCGGTGACGCTCTTCGTATTCGCTCAGTTACCGCTGTACTTCGATCTTCTGCGGGCCAACTACAGAAAAGTGCCATTGCGCAGTTACAAGGCGTTCTACCAGTAGATTGA